The following is a genomic window from Hydrogenobaculum sp. Y04AAS1.
ATTTTCTATCTTCACCAAAACAGTGCCATAACTATCTAAAGCTAATGAGGAAATTGATTTTAATACAAGCCTGTTTTCGTAGGTGTATGGAAAATACCAAAGCACATCTATTAGGGTATTTAGACCACTTGCATGGAGTATCTTCTTTTGGTTTTTGTTTAAAAAATCCATATCCTCTATTTTTATGTTTAAATCCCTTATTCTTCTAAGGTTTTGCTTTTGGGTTGTGGTAGTTTGATAGTTTGGCCTTACAAAAGCTTCTAACTCTTGAAGTATTTGTTCTAAAAGGGCTCTTTTCTTTTCTTTTGAAAGCTCATCTATGATATTTAGACTTTCATAAAGGCTTTCTGATATGTATGGTTTTAATGCGTTGCTAATATAAGCTCCAAAACCTTTTACCCTTTCTAATTTAATATCGCTTGAAAGTAAATCTTTTATAAGGGATATGGGCTTTTCTAAATCTTCCATCATCTACCAAAATCAAAATGTTTTTCAAAACTTATATTACTTTCCGAAGAGCCGTTTCCATACATCTGTAACTCTATTGAGGTGTTTGGAGTTAGTTTTATAGAACCCCCATAATAAGTATCAAGAGGGTTTTGACTTGTGCTAATATGAGCTTTTAGCTTTATATTCTTTGATATGTCTTTGTTTACTTCTACATTTGTATTTAAACTACCGTTTGCACTTTGACTTGGATACACGTTTAAGTTTACGTTTGTTCCAAATATACTGCTCGCCAAACCAGAAGGTGAATATTTTGCTAGTTTGCTAGCCATAGCATTGATAGGAAGTGCTGCTATACCGGATTTGTTTAATATGAAAGAAGATAAAAGCTCGCTTTTTGGCATAGGAGGATTTGAGTATATATCAAAAGCAGGGTCTTCTAAATTTCCTACCAACGATATGTATGTGTTGTAAGAGTCTCCGGGCGACATCAAAAGTACGTTTATATACTTGTTGGTATCTTTTAGTTTTAACACACCATGCATCACATAAAATATTTTATCTGAATAAGTAAGCTCTCCACCAGAAGCCTTCAAATTTAGATTATAACCAAGATTTCCATTTCTTGCAAAGATTTTTCCTTCTATATTAGAATATATGTTCCCTTCTGGCAACATTACAGTAATTGGTGTCAAACTCTGAATATCCATATCCATATAAAGATTTTTAGGAAGTTTAGGAGAGCTTCCATAAGAAGGGCTAGTGGAAAAGCTTTTGATATAAATAAGTCCATTTGGGTAAAGATGTCCTTTTATATTTATAAAAGAAGAAAGATTTTTAAAAATATAACTTGTATCCACAAATCCATCTACAAATCCTTGATAATAGCCATTTTTTGAGTATAAATAAACTGGTAATCTCTTTAAAGAAGAACCTATATAAATGTTATGGTTAGAGGTTGTTATATTAAAAGCTATAGAATGTTTACCATCAGAAGATGAAAACACAAAATTAACAGGTGTAAAATAACCATCTTTAGAAGTTTTTATATCAAGGTTTATATCGCTGTACAAAGGTAAAGATAGATATTTTGAAAGAAGTAAAACAGGTTTTTGGCTTTTAAGATATAAGTTTATATCTTTATCATCTATATTAAGAGCGTAGTTTATATTACCAACTAATAAGAAAGGAAGCTTTGATTTGATGAAGGCCAAAGTATCATCTATATCTATAACACCGTTTGAGCTTGTATAAAACTTCTTATCGTAGCCAAAGTAAAAACTTCCCTTAAGAAGACCATTTATATGTGCTTGGTTTGATTTTAAATAAAAAGGTTTTAAACCAAGTATACCACTTATGGCTGAGGTTTCCAAAATAGGTTGGTTGTAAAGATAGACCTTAAATCCCTTTGTTTTCCATGCTATATTACCGTCTTTTTGAGAACTTCCACTTACGCTTGCCACATTTATATAAAGGTTTTTATACTTAATATTAAAACCGTTTCCATACATAGTATATACACCGTTGGTGTTTTTTATGTAAAAGTTTATTGGTAATTTTATGCCTTTATAAACCGCAAAACCAACGGCGTTTATGTTCTCTTTACTATCAATGCTACCGTTAAAAGCCAAATCCACATGCAAAATCTTATTTTTACCTATTAGCTTAGCATTGAAGTTTATTGACTTTGATATATTTAGATCTGAAGTAAGTAGAAAGTTTTGCTCTTTTAGTGTAGGTTTTAAATTGAGCATATTGTTTTTATAAGAAAAATATACATTTCCTTTTATATTTTTCAAAAATCTATAGTTTGCATTTGATATCTCAACGTTTCCAGAGATATTTCTAAGAGTTCCAGCACCGTTTATATTGCCAAAAGCGTAAAGATTTTTTGAATTAGAAGCGCTAAACCCTACGTTGTTTATATATATGTTCTTATTTGATACCACGATAATACCATTTGTTAAATCGATAGTATAAATTGCACCGTTTATATACTTGTAAATCATAAGGTGCTTTGGTTTTATATAGCCATTTATAATATTTTTCTGATAAGTAAATAAAGCACTCATATAAGATGAATTACTAGAAAGTGTAAAAATATTATCTTTATAAGAAAGCATTATAGGTAAAGAGCTAACATTTACATAAGGGACTTTTATAGAAGATGCGTTTAAATATCCTTCTACAAAAAACTTAGGATAAAGATTTGCTTGTAAAATGCCACTTATAGAAGCGTTTACATTGTTGTAAGAGATATAAAAATTATCCAAGTTTGCTTTTGTAAAAATGTTTTTGTTATTAAAAGCTATATAACCTTTTACACTTTGATTTCCATACAAAGAGTAGTATAGACTACCAGCATCTTTTTTCTTAAAATCAAGTTTTCCCTTTAAAAGCCCAATACCAAAGGTATATTTATAAAGTCTTACGTTTGAAAGCTTTAAATCTAAGTTTAGGATTTTGTTGTCTATGCTGTAAAATAGCTTTCCACCAGCGTATAAATCTATAGAATATTTTATGTTTGAAGCTATATCTTTGTTGGTTAAATGAAGATTTTTTATGTTTATATTAAAATCGTTGCGTGTATCCGTATAATTTATATAAAGCTCTGCCAAAGGGCTTTTTAAGATACCATCAAAAGACACATCGCCTTGATCTAAAACAGATCCCTTTATATCAAAAGAAGCTGGTTTTATAGGTTTTAACGAAGGTATATTTATATAGCTAAGTTTTAACTGTGAGTTAAAATATATATCTTTGTTTTTTATAATAGCTTTTAAAATGCCGTTTAAAGTGGAAGTATCAAAAACAGGTGTTTTTATAGGCATTACAAAACCAGAAGCTATTGCTTTACCTATTCTATGAGCCCACCAAAAGTTTATGTTAAAATCGTATAAATAAGATACGGCGTTTACATTCTTTGCCACAAAATAACCGTCTTTTAAGTATGCTTTTGGCACATATACAAAAAGCTCATGTCTTGAGCTTTTGCTAAGATAAACATAACGAGCATAATCTTCTGTATGAAGAATGCCGTCTTCAAGGCTAACTCGGGGTATGAAAAGTGCAAAAGCGTTGTTGTAAAATCTATCCGCTCCAGCTATATAAAGATTTTTAACATTTACATGGAGTATTTTATAAAATCTTTCGTAAAGCCTTAGATTAAAATTTGGAACGTTAGAAGGTTTATTGTTCTGAGCCACAAGAATGATGTTTAACTGGTTGGCGTCGGCATATACATGCTTACGATAAAGATATAAATCTCCATCTTTTAAATAAAAAAACAAAGGCTTTGAACTGTAAGAAAGCCCTTTTATACCTAAGCCCAGCCTGTAAAATATAATTTTATTTATTTTTATATCTTTTCCATCTATTTTAAAAGCCAAATTTTTAATATAAAAACTTCTATTTTTATAACCAAAGCTTATATGATGTTTATATATAAAATAAATCGGGTTTAAAACAAGAAAATAAAGCGCTAAAACAAACACTAAAACCCTTAAAAATTTCTTCATTACAAATATTTTATCTTACACTTATAAGCAAAACACCAACAAATATAAGAACCATACCAACAAAATCGTATATATTCATATGCTCTTTTAGATAGAAATAAGAAAATAAACTTATAATCACAAATCCACTTCCCACCATGATAGGATAGGCAATACTTAGATTTATCTTTTTTAGAGCAAAAGCGTAAAACAAAAATTGAATACCAAAACCCAAGAGACCAGCCAGTATAAAAAGTTTTGAGCTTTTAATAGCACCTATTTTTACAGCTATATTTGAAAAAGCATTAAGAAAAAGAGCTAAAAAAAGAGCTAACCAGTATATCATAAAAGCCCCCTCCAAAAGAAGGGGATATATTTTTTATATGGTAGAGTAAAGGGGTTTCACAGAAGCACCGGTGGTATCTTCAAAGTCTCTTGGAACACCAAGCTCTTCCAAACAAGTAGGTAAATCGTGATAAAATTCAGCCACTTTAACAAGACCCGTTTCTTTACCCACTTCGTTAAAAAGTTTTATCTTGGTGCTAGCTTTGCCTTTACCCCTTTCCACTATAGCACCGGCATGACCAAAGGATACGCCTTCCAAATTTTCTTGAAATCTTCCTGCCACAAAAGCAGCCACTGGCTTTTTCCACTTACCCTGTTTATAAAGTTCCAATATAGCCATAGCTGCGTTTTCTTCGTAAGTACCACCAACTTCGCCTTGGATAACGATGGCTTTTACATTCGGATCGTTATGTATATTTCTTATAACATCTTCAAATGTAGTACAAGATATTACGTCTCCTCCAAGAGCGATAGCGGTATAAACACCCCAACCTCTTCTCATCATCATCTCAGCGGTGGTGGTAGTAAGACCACCAGATTTTGACAATATCACAAGACCACCAGGTTTATAGGCAATGGAAGGATCCTTACCGCCAATAGCACCAACCCTCATAGGCACAGAAGGTACTATGGCACCAAGAGAAGTAGGACCTACTATGATAACACCTCTTTCTTTGGCATAGTTATAGAAGTAAGCTGTATCTCTTATTGGTACATGCTCAGTGATAATATATATAAGTTTTATACCGTTGTTTACAAGCTCAATGACAGCGTCTTTTACAGATACAGGTGGCACATATATAAGACCTGCGTTTATCTCAGGATGATGAGTTTTGGCTTCTTTGACAGTATTATAAACTGGTACGTTGGCAACACTAGCGCCGCCTTTTCCAGGCGTAACACCAGCTTTTATAAATCCAGGATAAAGAGCTTCTGTCTCTGTAACCACCTGGGAAGCTTCTCTTCCTGTAATACCTATCACCACAAACCTTGTATTTTCATTTAAGTAAACAGTACCTTTCATAACACGCTCCTTATACTCCTAAATCTTCAGCAACGTTATCATTTATAGATTTTACTTGATGCTCCAAGAGATACTTCAATCTAACAGGTGCTTCAGTAAGAGGTAAAGACGAATTGTAAATCTCACCTTTCACACCACACTCTTTAAAAGCCTCATAAAGCATCCTCAAACCTTTTTCAGCTTCAGGACCGTTTCTTCTTACTACCCATACCCAATTTGGATCAAGTTTACCTTCTTTTTTCAGATCTCTTATAGCGTTTGCCACGCCTTCACCAAGCGTCACATCTATACGAGTGTTGTTTGAGGTACCACCGCATACCAAAACACCTTTTATACCTGGTTTTGAAAGAATGATATGTGTTATTTTGTACATCTTCTCAGCCGGTGGATTTCCGCCTATATCTGTAAAGTTTGCAGGCTTTAGGCCTATGTTGTAGCAAGTTTCTATGGTAACCGTAGAACCACCACCACCAAAGGTCATGAGGGCTATATCACCATCCATTTCCACATAAGAACCGGCTTTGCCTCTATGATCGTCTCTATCTATCAAAGAGGCTTCTATCTCTCTTTGGGTAGGTGGGCGTTTCATAGCACTTCTAACACCGTATATCTTAGTAGGTGGTATAGATGCATCATCATCTATAGTTACTACAGCATCAAGGGCATACACCTTTTGCTTTCCATTTACATCGCATATGGCAAGGGGGTTTATCTCTATTAGTTTTGCTTCTGTTTCCCAAAAAGCCTTATAAAGGTTTGCTATAACTTCTGATAACTCCCTTAAGACTCCAATATACTCCTTAGGAAATCCCATATCCATAAGGTATTCTCTTACCATGTAAGGATATAAACCTACCAATGGATCTATCTTAAAGGTTCTTACCTTTTCTGGTGGGACTTCTTCTATATCCATACCACCTTCTAAGCTAAGCACTAACACCGGAGTCCTTGTCTCTGTAGAATATGTGATAGAGGCATACAACTCTTTTAGTATTTTGGCTTTTTCGGCAATTATAATACCCACTGGCATCTCGCCGTAAACTGGATACTGTAAAAGAGCTTTAGCAGTTTCTATAGCCTCTTCCGGTGTTTTGCAAAGTTTTACAGCCCCTGCCTTGCCACGTTTCCCTACAAGCACTTGAGACTTAACCACAGACTCACCAAGTTTATTGGCAAAGTCCTTTAAATCATCGTTGATATGATCGGCATACATATAATTTAAAACAGGTACGCCGTACTTCTTAAAAATCTTATCGTAAGCTTCAAACTCATAGAGGTTCATAAGACTTTTGCCTCCTTTAGAAATTGACTAATATTATATCACATTTGATGATTGGAAAAACAATTAAGGCTTTTAAGTTATAATAACTTATATGGATAAAGATGTTGTATACGTAGTAGAAGATGATATTGATTTAGCTGAGATACTTACCTTCAACTTAGAAAACGAGGGGTTTGAGGTAAAACACTTTACAAACGGCAACGAATTTTTCAAAACAATGGAACAAACAATTCCAAATATAATAATACTTGATATAATGCTTCCTGGTTACGACGGAGTAAGGATAGCAAAAATACTAAGACAAAACATCCTCTACAAAGATATACCTATTATATTTCTTACCGCAAAATCAGAAGAAGAAGACAAGATAGAAGGTTTTAATGCAGGGGCCGATGATTACATCACAAAACCATTCTCTTCAAAAGAATTAATAGCAAGGATAAGGGCTGTATTAAACAGATACAAAAAAACAATTACCACAAACAAGTTAAAAGTAGAAAATCTTGAACTAGATGAAGATAAGATGGAAGTAACTTTGGATGGAAAACCTATAAATCTTACAAAAACAGAATTTAGAATATTAAAATATCTACTTGAAAATATAGACAAAATAATGACAAGGGATAAAATAATAAATATGCTATGGTCATATGGCACAGACATAAACGATAGAACAGTGGATGTTCATATAAAACATTTAAGGGATAAACTTGGGGATTTTGGTAAATATATAAGAACGATAAGAGGTGTAGGTTACAAGTTTAGTCTAAAAGATGAGTGAAGATAAGGTAACAATAGGAAGATTTTTATCAACGTTTGGATTAAAAGGTGATTTGGAAGTGGTTTTTGAGTTTGAGGAAGATATAGATTTTTATATTAAAAACCTAAAACAGATATATTTACAAAACAAACAAACTAAAGAGTTTAAAGCTTTTAACGTAACATTTAAAAAGCACCAAAACAAGATACTATGCCACATAAAAGGAATAGACACAGTGGAGATGGCAAAAAGCTTCTGCAACGCCACAGTCTTTGCAAGTGCAAAAGATTTACCAAGAAAAGAAGACACGGTATTTCTTTTCGAGCTTTTTGGAAAAAAAGTAAAGTTAGATAGCGGCGAAGAGCTTGGAAGACTGACAAACGTATTTAAATATGCAAACAAAGACTATCTTGAAATAGACTTTGGTAAATATATAATACCAGCGGAAGAACCGTTTTTGGTAAAACTAGACAAAGACCAAATAATACTTTCCAAAGATTATATCTTAGATTTGAAAAGCTAACAAAACTAAATATATTTTACTTATGCGAAGCATTAAAACCACAGAAGAGTTGGTAAATATCTTAGAAAAAGAAGGCGAGCTTATAAAGGTAAAAGACCCCATTGACATTCATTATGAGATAACAGAGATAACAGATAGAATGTGTAAGACAAAAGACCCAAAAGCTCTACTTTTTACAAACGTAAAAGGCTACAATGTACCTGTTCTCACAAATGCCTTTGGTTCTTATAAAAGGTTAAAAATCATCTTTGGTTATGAAAACCTTGAAGATATAGGCTGGAAGCTTTATAAAGTATTAAGACCAGAGATACCAAATACATTTTTAGAAAAGCTTAAAAAACTCCCAGAATTAAAAAAACTAAACGACGCACTACCAAAGGTAGAATCTAAAAACCCATATAAAACCTTTAGTGAAAGTGTATTTGATATACCGGTTTTAAAGTGCTGGCCCAAAGATGGGGGAAGGTATATAACACTTCCTCAGGTTATCACAAAAGACCCAGAATCAGGTATCAGAAACGTAGGGATGTACCGTATACAGCTTTTAGAAGAAAAAAAAGTAGCTCTTCATTGGCAAATACACAAAGACGGAAACTCACACTTTCATAAGGCAAAAAGACTTGGTAAAAAATTACCAGTAGCTATAGCAATAGGTGCAGATCCAGTTTGTACTTACAGCGCATCGGCACCTCTTCCACCAGAAGTGGATGAGTATTTGTTTGTAGGTATGGTAAGAGAAAACCCTGCAGAGCTTGTAAAAGGTAAAACCGTTGATATAGAATATCCAAAATACGCAGATTTTGTAATAGAAGGTTATGTAGACCCAGAAGAACCACTGATAGATGAAGGGCCTTTTGGAGATCATACTGGCTTTTACACACCGGTAGATAAATACCCAGCGATGCACATCACAGCCATTTTATCTAAAGATAATCCAATATATATATCCACTATAGTAGGACCACCACCCCAAGAGGATAAATACCTTGGCTATGCTACAGAGCGTATATTCTTACCCCTTATTAAGTTTAACTTACCAGAGGTAGTGGATTATCATCTTCCAGCAAGTGGAGTATTTCACAACTTTTGCTTTGTTTCCATAAAAAAGCGCTATCCTGGGCACGCTTTTAAAGTAGCGTACGCTTTGCTTGGGCTTGGGCTAATGTCTTTGGAAAAATACATAGTGGTTTTTGATGAATGGGTAAACGTGCACGATATAGACGAAGTGCTTTGGATATGGGGCAACAACACGGACCCATTAAGGGATATAATCATCACAAAAGGACCCATAGATGTACTTGATCATTCTACCAACGAAGTAGGCTTTGGTGGTAAGATTATAATAGATGCCACAAAAAAACTAAAAGAAGAAGGATATACAAGGATATGGCCAGAGGTGGCTAAAACTGACGATGAAACAAAAAGAAAGGTTGATAGCATATGGCAAAACATATCAAGATTTTTATCTTAAAAGCTAAAAAAACTTTAAAAACCTCCGATATGTTAAATAACAAGTTTTAGGAGGTGTGTTATGTTATCAATCAATTTTAACTACGGTGCGCTTGTAGCTAACAACGCTTTACAACAAGCAAACCAAAATGTTACCAACGACATCACTCACATATCCACAGGTTTAAGGATATTGAGTGCAGCAGATGACCCAGCTGG
Proteins encoded in this region:
- a CDS encoding SMR family transporter, which produces MIYWLALFLALFLNAFSNIAVKIGAIKSSKLFILAGLLGFGIQFLFYAFALKKINLSIAYPIMVGSGFVIISLFSYFYLKEHMNIYDFVGMVLIFVGVLLISVR
- a CDS encoding succinyl-CoA synthetase subunit alpha; protein product: MKGTVYLNENTRFVVIGITGREASQVVTETEALYPGFIKAGVTPGKGGASVANVPVYNTVKEAKTHHPEINAGLIYVPPVSVKDAVIELVNNGIKLIYIITEHVPIRDTAYFYNYAKERGVIIVGPTSLGAIVPSVPMRVGAIGGKDPSIAYKPGGLVILSKSGGLTTTTAEMMMRRGWGVYTAIALGGDVISCTTFEDVIRNIHNDPNVKAIVIQGEVGGTYEENAAMAILELYKQGKWKKPVAAFVAGRFQENLEGVSFGHAGAIVERGKGKASTKIKLFNEVGKETGLVKVAEFYHDLPTCLEELGVPRDFEDTTGASVKPLYSTI
- the rimM gene encoding ribosome maturation factor RimM (Essential for efficient processing of 16S rRNA), which produces MSEDKVTIGRFLSTFGLKGDLEVVFEFEEDIDFYIKNLKQIYLQNKQTKEFKAFNVTFKKHQNKILCHIKGIDTVEMAKSFCNATVFASAKDLPRKEDTVFLFELFGKKVKLDSGEELGRLTNVFKYANKDYLEIDFGKYIIPAEEPFLVKLDKDQIILSKDYILDLKS
- a CDS encoding menaquinone biosynthesis decarboxylase is translated as MRSIKTTEELVNILEKEGELIKVKDPIDIHYEITEITDRMCKTKDPKALLFTNVKGYNVPVLTNAFGSYKRLKIIFGYENLEDIGWKLYKVLRPEIPNTFLEKLKKLPELKKLNDALPKVESKNPYKTFSESVFDIPVLKCWPKDGGRYITLPQVITKDPESGIRNVGMYRIQLLEEKKVALHWQIHKDGNSHFHKAKRLGKKLPVAIAIGADPVCTYSASAPLPPEVDEYLFVGMVRENPAELVKGKTVDIEYPKYADFVIEGYVDPEEPLIDEGPFGDHTGFYTPVDKYPAMHITAILSKDNPIYISTIVGPPPQEDKYLGYATERIFLPLIKFNLPEVVDYHLPASGVFHNFCFVSIKKRYPGHAFKVAYALLGLGLMSLEKYIVVFDEWVNVHDIDEVLWIWGNNTDPLRDIIITKGPIDVLDHSTNEVGFGGKIIIDATKKLKEEGYTRIWPEVAKTDDETKRKVDSIWQNISRFLS
- a CDS encoding succinate--CoA ligase subunit beta — its product is MNLYEFEAYDKIFKKYGVPVLNYMYADHINDDLKDFANKLGESVVKSQVLVGKRGKAGAVKLCKTPEEAIETAKALLQYPVYGEMPVGIIIAEKAKILKELYASITYSTETRTPVLVLSLEGGMDIEEVPPEKVRTFKIDPLVGLYPYMVREYLMDMGFPKEYIGVLRELSEVIANLYKAFWETEAKLIEINPLAICDVNGKQKVYALDAVVTIDDDASIPPTKIYGVRSAMKRPPTQREIEASLIDRDDHRGKAGSYVEMDGDIALMTFGGGGSTVTIETCYNIGLKPANFTDIGGNPPAEKMYKITHIILSKPGIKGVLVCGGTSNNTRIDVTLGEGVANAIRDLKKEGKLDPNWVWVVRRNGPEAEKGLRMLYEAFKECGVKGEIYNSSLPLTEAPVRLKYLLEHQVKSINDNVAEDLGV
- a CDS encoding translocation/assembly module TamB domain-containing protein, with the protein product MKKFLRVLVFVLALYFLVLNPIYFIYKHHISFGYKNRSFYIKNLAFKIDGKDIKINKIIFYRLGLGIKGLSYSSKPLFFYLKDGDLYLYRKHVYADANQLNIILVAQNNKPSNVPNFNLRLYERFYKILHVNVKNLYIAGADRFYNNAFALFIPRVSLEDGILHTEDYARYVYLSKSSRHELFVYVPKAYLKDGYFVAKNVNAVSYLYDFNINFWWAHRIGKAIASGFVMPIKTPVFDTSTLNGILKAIIKNKDIYFNSQLKLSYINIPSLKPIKPASFDIKGSVLDQGDVSFDGILKSPLAELYINYTDTRNDFNINIKNLHLTNKDIASNIKYSIDLYAGGKLFYSIDNKILNLDLKLSNVRLYKYTFGIGLLKGKLDFKKKDAGSLYYSLYGNQSVKGYIAFNNKNIFTKANLDNFYISYNNVNASISGILQANLYPKFFVEGYLNASSIKVPYVNVSSLPIMLSYKDNIFTLSSNSSYMSALFTYQKNIINGYIKPKHLMIYKYINGAIYTIDLTNGIIVVSNKNIYINNVGFSASNSKNLYAFGNINGAGTLRNISGNVEISNANYRFLKNIKGNVYFSYKNNMLNLKPTLKEQNFLLTSDLNISKSINFNAKLIGKNKILHVDLAFNGSIDSKENINAVGFAVYKGIKLPINFYIKNTNGVYTMYGNGFNIKYKNLYINVASVSGSSQKDGNIAWKTKGFKVYLYNQPILETSAISGILGLKPFYLKSNQAHINGLLKGSFYFGYDKKFYTSSNGVIDIDDTLAFIKSKLPFLLVGNINYALNIDDKDINLYLKSQKPVLLLSKYLSLPLYSDINLDIKTSKDGYFTPVNFVFSSSDGKHSIAFNITTSNHNIYIGSSLKRLPVYLYSKNGYYQGFVDGFVDTSYIFKNLSSFINIKGHLYPNGLIYIKSFSTSPSYGSSPKLPKNLYMDMDIQSLTPITVMLPEGNIYSNIEGKIFARNGNLGYNLNLKASGGELTYSDKIFYVMHGVLKLKDTNKYINVLLMSPGDSYNTYISLVGNLEDPAFDIYSNPPMPKSELLSSFILNKSGIAALPINAMASKLAKYSPSGLASSIFGTNVNLNVYPSQSANGSLNTNVEVNKDISKNIKLKAHISTSQNPLDTYYGGSIKLTPNTSIELQMYGNGSSESNISFEKHFDFGR
- a CDS encoding response regulator transcription factor — protein: MDKDVVYVVEDDIDLAEILTFNLENEGFEVKHFTNGNEFFKTMEQTIPNIIILDIMLPGYDGVRIAKILRQNILYKDIPIIFLTAKSEEEDKIEGFNAGADDYITKPFSSKELIARIRAVLNRYKKTITTNKLKVENLELDEDKMEVTLDGKPINLTKTEFRILKYLLENIDKIMTRDKIINMLWSYGTDINDRTVDVHIKHLRDKLGDFGKYIRTIRGVGYKFSLKDE